From one Xiphophorus hellerii strain 12219 chromosome 18, Xiphophorus_hellerii-4.1, whole genome shotgun sequence genomic stretch:
- the tirap gene encoding toll/interleukin-1 receptor domain-containing adapter protein produces MHGWFLKLLKSGTQNKNSKAGEKSAGGASFESKSSSSASSEGTSVAKPQQLKTALSSELRWKRKYDVFVCHSFAQKDTEEAERLVSFLETPPRSLRCFLWHRDSCPGGAISTEFCKALESSHIRALLITPSFVQDDWCSYMMHQTLAERPMSNTMIPLLLDLAHSQYPQELRFYYYIDLSRDPDYGFNVVNKTVQSYLEKLIQSEEELNLSLGDSSCASDGRDDTQESNMMSV; encoded by the exons ggtggttcctaaaacttttaaaatctggAACACAAAACAAGAACAGCAAAGCAGGCGAAAAATCAGCAGGGGGTGCTAGCTTCGAATCTAAATCATCTTCATCTGCATCATCAGAGGGAACCTCTGTTGCAAAACCACAGCAGTTAAAGACTGCTCTGAGTTCAGAGCTGAGATGGAAACGGAAATATGACGTGTTTGTGTGCCACAGCTTTGCCCAGAAAGACACTGAGGAGGCTGAACGCCTGGTTTCGTTCCTTGAGACTCCACCCCGCAGCCTCAGGTGCTTCCTATGGCACAGGGACTCATGTCCAGGAGGTGCTATATCCACAGAGTTCTGCAAGGCCCTGGAAAGCAGTCACATTCGGGCTCTGCTCATCACTCCCAGCTTTGTGCAGGATGATTGGTGCAGTTACATGATGCACCAGACCCTGGCAGAGAGACCCATGTCCAATACGATGATACCCCTTCTTCTTGACTTGGCCCACTCTCAGTACCCACAGGAACTGAGGTTCTACTACTACATTGATCTGAGCAGGGATCCTGACTATGGCTTCAATGTTGTCAATAAGACTGTACAAAGTT atttggAGAAGTTGATTCAAAGTGAAGAGGAACTGAACCTCAGCTTGGGTGACTCAAGCTGTGCATCAGATGGAAGAGACGACACGCAAGAAAGCAACATGATGTCAGTGTAA